Genomic segment of Mesotoga sp. BH458_6_3_2_1:
AAGCCTTAGAGGGAATCATTATAGATATCTCCAGCCGTAAGAAGTTCGAGAATGACCTCAGATATCGCTCTGAACACGATAACTGGACCGGTTTATATAATCGACATTATCTGGAGAGCCTTTTAGAGAGTGATGCAAGCAAACGAGCAGCTGGGAAAAGGGCCATTGTGAGTATTAACTTGAGTCCAGTACAGTCACTGACAGCAACCTACGGATTTCATTACACACAGGACCTTGTAAAGAAGATAGCAGATATGCTAACACAGTTCTGCAATGATAAACAGATACTGTTCAATACATATGAGAATCGATTCGCATTCTATTTGAAAGGCTATAAAGACAAAAACGAGCTGACGAACTTTTCAATAGCAGTTGCAAAGCAACTGGAGCCTGTACTTCTGATGGAAAGGACCAGCGGTGGTATTGGAGTAGTTGAAATCGATGAAGGTAATGAGAAAGACGTTGATCTTCTACTGAGAAGGCTTCTTATCACATCTGAAAAGGCGATCGATATATACGATAGAGACATCGGAGTTTGCTTCTATAACGAAGAAATCGAGAAACAGATGATCCGTGAACAGGAGATAACCTTAGAACTGGCGAAAATCTCGACAGAACAGGAAGACTACGGACTCTTCCTGCAATACCAGCCGATTCTGGACCTTAAGTCAGATAGGATAAACAGTTTTGAGGCTCTGTCCAGACTGAACATAGATAAGCTTGGTATAGTACCGCCTCTAGAATTCATACCGATAGCGGAGAAAACAAAGCTTGTCGTTCCGATCGGCAGGAAGATTATTCTCCAGGCTCTTCGCTTCTTGAATGAGTTGAAGAGAAACGGGCATAGATCGATCGGGGTTTCAATCAATATATCAGCCATACAGTTATTGAGAGACGGTTTCGCAGGCAGCCTTCTTGAGATGATAGAGCAAACTCAGGCCAACCCTAAGAATGTCGGACTCGAGATCACCGAATCGGTATTTGCCTCGAATCACGATGAGATAAACCGCATTCTTGGCAGGCTGAGTGATACAGGGATTCATATAGCTATAGACGACTTCGGGATCGGATACTCCTCTCTTGCAAGAGAAAGAGATTTAAACGTGAACTGTCTCAAGATAGACAAATCCTTCATAGATAGACTGATGTATCTCGAGACCGACGATGCAATCACCAGTGACATAATTTCGATGGCACACAAGCTAGGCCACTGTGCCATTGCAGAAGGGGTAGAGCACGAAAAGCAAAGAGAGTATTTGGAGAAATGGGGTTGTGACAAAATACAGGGTTATTTGATTAGCAGACCACTTGATGAAAAAGCGGCGATCGAATTCCTAAAGACGTATAATCATTAGTAGTCAATTAGGATCGACTGATGAACACTGCGAAGAGAAATTTTAAGAGCCGCTGAACGCTTTGAGCTGTAAGGAGACGTCCTTGGTCCTTCGTTGGCCCGTCCGCCGAAAAGAATAACAACAATAGCTGAAGTGCTCCTGCAAAAGTCATCCCGTGATGCCTCTGCACGGGATCTTGCATTAGACACCGCTCTACGCTTAGGAACAAAAAAACGCTGAACGTCCTCAAGACAACGTTGTCCGTTAACGGTCCACCGTCCTCCGCCGCGAATACCGGTTCTTCGTTCCGACGCTACGGGTCCAGGTTTTTTTGTTCTTGGCAAGAATTCCGTCATGACTGAAAATGAGGTCCGTTCTTGATCTTAAATCCCCGCTTGAGCGGGGGGGACCGCTTGCGGTGGGGTGTGTGCTCTTTGAACAACGTTTAGAATAGATTGGCCTGTTCGCAATTGAACGATATATTCACTACTTCACATTATTAAGCTGTGATCCATATGTATGCTCCTACCAGAGACCAAGAACTAACATCGAGCAATCACTCACATCGGACTATTTCAGAGCATCAACTTTTCTCGCATACAAAGACCAACACCCTCCGCCACTACGTGGCCCTCCTCCCTCAAGGGAGGACTTAAGATCAGGATCATCAAGAGCCAAACACAGCATTCGCACGAGGACCAACATATTAATGGAATTTTGCTCCCTGACTCATGGGTAATGATGAGCTCTTGAGGGAAATTATAGAGCTCTTCAAGGCTTTTCAATATCGCGGAACCTTACCTACCCTCTATACTTTTCCCTTCTCTCTACTCTCTGAATAATGGTTCGACCAAGAACGGTTATTCTGAAAACGCCCAATTCCGTCATTCCGACAAAGCTCCTGGTCGGAATCCCGATGCTATTGCTTCACGGCTCTCCTCGACGAACGGAGAACCTCTCAACGGTCAACCAGTTTCTCTTGCTCTTGCTAACCTCCAACCCCCGACCTCCGACCCCGGCCTTTATTGCAACTCACAACTTGGAACTTGCAACTGTTCTTTTCGGCGAACGGAGAACCTCTCAACGGTCAACCAGTTTCTCTTGCTCTTTCCAACCCCCAACCTTGGCTCCCAAAAAAACCGGGTCCTTTTCAGTGAAATTAACCGGAAACCTAGAAAGGATGAGAGATGTGAAGATGATTTGCTATAAATATACTTTATAGTATAATACTGTAAAGTATAATAAGTAGGTGATTATTGTGTTTGTTGGCAGAAAGAGGGAATTAGCCTATCTCGAGGAGAGACTTGAAAGGGGAAAACCGGAACTGCTTATTCTATACGGTAGAAGGAGAGTTGGAAAGACAGAACTCACAAAGGAATTCTTGAGGAAGAAGCGGGGGATCTATTACCTGGCAGAGAAACTGCCTGAGAATCTTCAACTGAAGAAGCTCTCCGAGAGGGTCATTGAATTCTTCGACGAAAACATAATAACCGAATTCTCCAACTGGGAGATGCTGTTCAAGTACCTTGCCTCCAAGCACGATCGATACGTATTCGTGATAGATGAATTTCCTTACCTTATAGAAAGAGAACCGGGCATTATTTCGTCTTTTCAAAAAGGCTGGGACGAATACTTGTCAGACTCGAATGTCTTTCTCATTCTCACGGGTTCGAGCGTCTCCGTAATGGAGAACAGTGTCTTGAGCTACAAGAGCCCTCTATACGGCAGGCGAACTGGACAGCTTCTTCTAAACCAGTTTCCCTTCAATGAAATCGGCGAGTTCTTCGAGAAGAAATACGAATTTGACGATTTACTCAAGATATGGGGCACTCTTGGTGGAGTACCGTTCTATCTTGAGCAGTTTGACAGCGATCTTGACTACTACGGAAATGTCATGGAGAAGATATACAACCAGAACGAGGTGTTGTTTGCCGAAGCCGAGTTTCTTCTGAATGAGGAGCTCAGAGAACCGAGAAACTACTTCGCCATTTTGAGGGCAATCTCGCTTGGAAAGAGAAAACTGGGCGAGATAATAAACGAAACTGGTATCGACAAAAGTAGCATCATGAAATATATCTCCATTCTCAATCTTCTTGGCATAGTGGAGAAAGAAGTACCAGTGGGTGAAGATCCGCTTAAGAGCAAGAAGGGACTATACAGAATAGCAGACAACTTCTTCAGATTCTACTTCCGTTATGTTTTCTATTACAAAGATCTAATACTCACCGATCAGAGGGAAAGACTGTTGAGCATCCTGAAGGATACCGAAAACCAGTTCTTCTCGCTCACATATGAGGATTTCGCGCGCAGTGCCGTCATGTGGATTAGCGAATCGAATTACTTCGAAATCGGTCGCTGGTGGGATAGAAACACTGGGATCGATCTGGTGGGCATGAACAGAGAAGAGAAACGAATATTATTGGGAGAAGTCAAGTGGAGTGAAAGGCCCGTCGGCACTGATATTCTTGCAGCATTGCGTGAAAGGGGAAATCTGCCGCGATGGGATGAATTCAAAGAGAAGGAGTACGCTATTTTCAGCAGATCTGGCTTCACCAAAGCTCTAGTTGACGAGGCTAAGTCCGATCGATCTCTAATGCTTTTTCACGGGGACAAGAGAGTAGTCTAAAGATCCTGTGATAAGCACACCACTTTCCGAAAAATCTGTCAGTAAGAAACCTTTTCGAGAGTTTACCAGTCTTCTGATGAGAGGAATAGAAATCGAGAAGGCAGTAACCTTCGGTGTCGAGTCCGGACTTTGTCGGAAAGCGAAAATGGGAACTGACGAGTTCAATTAGACCCGCTGGTCGCTTTGAAGAGCCGCCCTTTCGGAAAAACAGTTCATCGTTCCGACGCTGCGCGTCCAAGTTCTTAGTTCTTTGTCTGAGATTTCGTCATGCTGAACTTGTTTCAGCATCTCTATCCTAAGAACCGGTGTACGCTGTAGAGATCAGCTGCAAGTTGCTTGTTCCAAGTTGTAAGCTGAAGTCCAAAGGAATCTCGATGCTATTGCTTCATGGCTCTCCTCGGCGAACGG
This window contains:
- a CDS encoding EAL domain-containing protein, whose product is MSAKILVVDDSTADRLMIEKMLNQYDVLTACDGIEAMQQIDENEEIQLVILDLNMPRMNGFEVLAALKSDERYKRVRTIILTNYEELENEIKGLELGAVDYIRKPISLDALKVRVNIHLELLRSQLMAEQRLAEQKSTFERIFNQAPIGISISYGSDSSDGISGVDTQINSMFEQIVGRTKEEMIELGWAKITHPDDLEKDLSYYKKLKSGEIEDYSMEKRFVRPDGSIVWVEMTVASLNLPNQKEIPHIALLKDITRRKTIEADLIESERSKSVLLSHIPGMAYRCNYDREWTMQYVSAGCFELTGYPSESIIGNRDLSFNDLIAPEYRAFLWDVWKERLAKREPVKQEYEIVTADGTRKWVLEMGEGIFDEKGRVEALEGIIIDISSRKKFENDLRYRSEHDNWTGLYNRHYLESLLESDASKRAAGKRAIVSINLSPVQSLTATYGFHYTQDLVKKIADMLTQFCNDKQILFNTYENRFAFYLKGYKDKNELTNFSIAVAKQLEPVLLMERTSGGIGVVEIDEGNEKDVDLLLRRLLITSEKAIDIYDRDIGVCFYNEEIEKQMIREQEITLELAKISTEQEDYGLFLQYQPILDLKSDRINSFEALSRLNIDKLGIVPPLEFIPIAEKTKLVVPIGRKIILQALRFLNELKRNGHRSIGVSINISAIQLLRDGFAGSLLEMIEQTQANPKNVGLEITESVFASNHDEINRILGRLSDTGIHIAIDDFGIGYSSLARERDLNVNCLKIDKSFIDRLMYLETDDAITSDIISMAHKLGHCAIAEGVEHEKQREYLEKWGCDKIQGYLISRPLDEKAAIEFLKTYNH
- a CDS encoding ATP-binding protein — translated: MFVGRKRELAYLEERLERGKPELLILYGRRRVGKTELTKEFLRKKRGIYYLAEKLPENLQLKKLSERVIEFFDENIITEFSNWEMLFKYLASKHDRYVFVIDEFPYLIEREPGIISSFQKGWDEYLSDSNVFLILTGSSVSVMENSVLSYKSPLYGRRTGQLLLNQFPFNEIGEFFEKKYEFDDLLKIWGTLGGVPFYLEQFDSDLDYYGNVMEKIYNQNEVLFAEAEFLLNEELREPRNYFAILRAISLGKRKLGEIINETGIDKSSIMKYISILNLLGIVEKEVPVGEDPLKSKKGLYRIADNFFRFYFRYVFYYKDLILTDQRERLLSILKDTENQFFSLTYEDFARSAVMWISESNYFEIGRWWDRNTGIDLVGMNREEKRILLGEVKWSERPVGTDILAALRERGNLPRWDEFKEKEYAIFSRSGFTKALVDEAKSDRSLMLFHGDKRVV